From the genome of Rhinoderma darwinii isolate aRhiDar2 chromosome 1, aRhiDar2.hap1, whole genome shotgun sequence:
ccgtgaccatagagtCCGGCGAGAAATCTTATTGGATCTCTTCGTATCTGGACTCtgtatccgctgctaatttcatttgtagagacctggtgaaccttcttcaattacccactacccctcttgggagaccgttgatggttgcattggtaaatggacttcctctgccagatccagttattgctgtgaccaaactgctgaggctccaagtgggatctcttcactccgagctgttatcgttctttgtcttgtccaagaccgttaaccctgtgctgctgggcctgccttggctccgattacatgccccagtcctggactggaactctgaagagactctccagtggggcccggtgtctcacaaccgttgcctgggacagatttgtttggctcagtctcctctgcctcagtcattggcaggattgcctagcCATTATGCTTCATTTTcgtatgtcttcagcaagagtgaggtggagacgctgcccccacaccgggcgtatgactgccctatcgagctgattcctggtgcatcccttccctgtggtagggtatatcctctctccttaccggagactctgtctatgtccgcctatgttaaagagaacttggagaggggcttcatacggaaatcttcctctccggcaggagccgggttcttcttcgtcaagaaaaaggatggttctctgtgtccctgtatcgactaccggggtctcaaccagatcacggtgaaaaatgttctatgtttgtgttgtggtctatcttgatgacatcttgattttttttctccagatcctatgactcatcagagacatgtccatgttgctgtggttaagggagaaCCGTCTGTAcgttaagttggagaagtgcgtgtttgagaaagatgctctacccttcctgggctacatagtctcgaatcgaggtctcgagatggatcctgaaaaggtaaagtctgtcctggaatggccacgccctcaaggcttgagggccatacagcgctttctgggattcgccaatttttacagaccgttcatcccaaacttctcctcactgacttatcccaactctaacctcactaagaagggtatgaacgccaaggtgtggactcctgaggtagagtccgcattcaatagcctgaagagtgccttcacgtcagcttctatcctccatcatccagatgtctctctacagttctcgttggtggtggacgcctcctctgtcggtgctggtgcactcctgttccatagaggttccaagggcaagtcaagggtatgtggatatttctctaagctcttctcttccgcagaacgcaactactcaatcggggatcgggagttactggccatctaattggctctggaggagtggagacatctactagagggcgcagctcatcctatcctaatttttacggaccacaagaatctcacctatctccagacggcccaacggctgaaccctcgtcaggccaggtggtcactgttctttaccaggttccagtttgagctccattatagcCAGGCtggcaaaaatgtgagggccgatgccttgtccaggtctttcgagacagaagacaccatggattttccacagaacattattgatccgtcatgCATTGTGTCTGTCAACCcattgcaagttggggacattcctccagggaggacttttgtgctcctggctgatcgtggaagaatcctcccctggggacactcctctagattggcaggtcacgcgggacccgtaagacccgagatctgattgcccatcatttctggtggcccacgctgcacaAAGACATtacggactttgtttcttcctgttcagtgtaTGCAGCTAGCAAGGTCGCTCActacagacctgctggcctgcaccAGCCATTGCatgtgcccgttgctccctggcagcatatagctatggacttgatcacggacctgcctctctctgctggatgcagttctgtctgggtggtggtggatcgattttcaaagatggcccacttcgttcttctgaccggtcttccttctgctcctcaactggccaagcttttcatccaacacatcttccgcctgcacagcttgccgcatgcatattgtgtctgatcgtggggttcagttcacctcgaggttctggagagccctctgcagactcctaggtgtaaagttggacttttcctcagcctaccatcctcagtccaatggtcaggacgAGAGGATCAattagatcttggagaactacctacgccatttcatctccaagcagcatgatgactgggtgcagtttctcccgtgggctgaattttcttacaataatcacaccagcgagtccacacagaagacaccgttctttatggtctatggccaacacccacgaatacctctcccgttgtttgatacgtccgaggtacccgctgctgacacggcttttagggactttttgcaaatctgacagcagactcgatcctccatcctgctggcggtcaaccgcatgaaacggaaggcggacacaagaagAAGAGAACTCCTTCAATTTCtttctggcacgaaggtctggctgtcctccgaggaatattcgactgagggtaccaaatacaaatttgctcccaggttcctcggacccttcgagatcctgcagcagatcaaccctatcgcctaccatcttcggctgcctcctaccctcaggatccccaattccttccatgtctctctcctgaatgcagtggttctgaaccgctttaccagactcctagccctgcggttgcctaccgcggcccttcagacaccttcgaggttaaggtgatcttggacaccaagagagtgaaaggaaagactttttatttgatggattggagagggtttggtcctgaagggaggtcctgggagccagaggagaacctgaaTGTGCCTACCCttttgaagaagtttctctctcgctctggccccaagaggagggagcGTAGGAggagggatactgtcatgtccgtggctgcaagccgtcaggttcactctccccctgacggccgcagccatgggtctgcgagtgctggctccagtctcttcctcaggagacgccagcgctcacttccaatgACCTGGGccatgtcccgtagggtgcgtgcgtacACTAGTGCCAGCTCtttaaggggcagcgcacgcaccagactttaatgtgtaatcaggcaatgagtgccctggactataagaggagcccagccccttgcttcgatgcctgagcgttgcttgtcgtatcctagtttgtctacgcaaatgatctcctagtgttttccatttcccagtgtttcctgttcctgtatcccgtgctatcctggtcaagtgccatgctgtgctgtagtcgtgccgtGCTCTATTCcaggcctgtcctgctactcgacgcctgacgtctacccgctgcctagtcccagccaagcctgcctcgctactgtccgagctgccacaggtaccctatatgaactatagactgtgacctgcgccctgttggccagctgccataccaccaaggcggtatggcccaatgggtccacgaaccctatgtgacactAGATGAAAGTAATGCTAAGGTATTAAGTTTGCATAAAAATGCAGAAAATTCACCAGTATCTGCTACGTAATGTTAAGACCATACACAAATATATGACGTGATGGAGGGAGGTCCCCGCTGTGCCCCGCATCTCTCTGTATACTGTGTTTGCTCATCCTTTATGTATATGTTATGGCTGTGTACagtcatttgtgtttttttttgtatttttcttgaTATTTTTTCCTTTGTCTTCTAATAAACTTCAGTATTTTTCGGCTTAAGAATTTGATTATTCTTTTTATAGACATGGGTTATTTATTGGTTGTCTGATTAGGAGTAGCTAATATCTATCATTTTCGTTTCAACCATGTGGAGTTATGTACCTtccatgtgtatatataggttgTCCTAATAAAAtaacgtgctgattcagccttacACTTGACCATACTGCTCCCCGTTCTGCCCTGCTTTGTAATAAAGTGCATGTAGCGGTCAGGGAGTGTGTGAGACGGACACCGCCCAATAGCATTGCCTCACAGGTCCCTGTATGATTCCCCATGGAACATTTCACTAGAAAAGAATGGTTCCAGTTACTCTGAAACATAAACCCATGAAGATGCTGGCTTCCACAAGGAAATAGAAAACTGCAAGAGAGCGGCCTGGTGGCCGTCGTGATCGACTGGTCCTTGCTCTGGGGCTGCCTATTAGATTATGATCTGTTTAGTTAATGCTTGAATTTCGCCCCATGCCTTGCAATTTGTATGGCAATTTTTATatagaaatgttataaaatatAATTCTCAAGGTTTTATTATTcaaaaatagctgttttttttcttgGCAGGTGATTGTACCGGGAGGTCAGAGGGACATCTGATATCTTCAGATATTAAAACAGATGATGatggtatcacacaagatacataTGAAGAGCATGTTATTATCCCAGCTATACCCACAGTCAATCACAGCAAAGATCTGGCATCTGATCCTTCTAAACAAGTCCTATCTTCTGATATTAAAACTGATGATGAtgttatcacacaagatacgtatGAAGAGCATGTTATTATCCCAGATATACCCACAGTCCATCACAGCAAAGATCTGGCATCTGATCCTTCTAATCAGGTCCTATCTTCTGATTCATCACAGACTGTTAAGCAAGACAGAAGTGATATTGAACGTCACAGagctcacacaggggagaagccatattcatgttcagaatgtgggaaatgttatagCTTTAAATCAGAATTTGTTAGACATCaaataattcacacaggagagaagccatattcatgttcaaaaTGTGGGCAATGTTTTGCCTTCAAATCAAATCTTGTTGTGCATCAATTAATTCACACAGGGAAGAaagcatattcatgttcagaatgtgggaaatgttttgcccTCAAATTAACTCTTGTTTTACATcaaagaattcacacaggagagaaaccatattcatgttcagaatgtgggaaacgtATTACTAGGAAATCAGATCTTATTAAACATCAAAAAACTCATACAGGGGAGAAACCATTCTCATGCCCAGAATGTGGCAAATGTTTTACTAGGAAAACAGATCTTGTTAGACATCAgaaaagtcacacaggggagaagccatattcatgttctgaatgtgggaaatgttttattactaaatGCCAACTTAAGAATCATCaacgaattcacacaggggagaagccgtattcatgttcagaatgtggaaaagctTATCATCAGAAATCCGTGCTTGTtcaacatcagagaagtcacacagaggagaagccgtattcatgtccaGATTGTGGGAAAGGTTATTCCCATAAATCAGTGCTTGTTACACATcaaagaattcacacaggggagaagccgtattcatgttcagaatgtgggaaatgttttactgtGAAATCGAATCTTCTCAAACATCAGAgaactcacacaggggagaagccatattcatgttcagaatgcggAAAAGGTTATTACCAGAAATCAGAGCTTGTTCAACATCAGAgaactcacacaggggagaagccatattcatgtccagATTGTGGCAAAGGTTATTCCCATAAATCAGCtcttgttaaacatcagagaactcacacaggggagaagccgtattcatgtccaGATTGTGGCAAAAGTAATTCCCAGAAATCAAGTCCTCTCAAAAATCAGAGAACTCAAACAGGGAAGTAGTAGTgttcttctttttatattttattttttaaactggtTTTATTGACAGAtcgtacaaaataaaaatacagtagTAACAGTCAATCACATATCACACAAAAGAAAGGGAATGCAATGTAGAGCACTAAATGTTGAATAAGAAATGTATGAAATTACCAATAAGCGCCTATTGCCTATAAAGAAATTAGACTCCAGATAACACACCTATAACAACTTTGTGCATAGAATATTTCACATTTATAATATTCTGAATGGTCACTCTATTAAAGACACCCATTTTGTAGCCCATTGGACGTCTTTTGGCCTTCAGAGACGTAGCAATTCGTCGTGGCAGAGATTCCACTAGGTTTTAAAGTTGTTTTGCAGATATATTGGCCCATGCGGACAGGATGGTTTCTCGCAGTTGGAGCTTGAGTGTCCTTgtgccatagggtaaacagctgccatgaagggattaacttggtcggccacaatgcttCGGGGCTTTGACTTTTTTTGCAGCGTAAGTTGTGGATCTAGTTGGATTCTCCTTTACCTTGAGGGTGGTTGATGTCAGCAGGACTTGGTATGGTCGGTCCTTCTTATTTGTCAGACCGTGTGGCTTGTTAGTGGATGTCACCGGGTTTTTGTGGTATCCGACAAATGAAATTAGGCCAGACAGACACCCCTCTTATCAAGACGCATCAGTTTGGGGACATAACTCTGGGGTATTTGTCAAATGAAATTGGGCCCTAGATGAGGGAATCTAAATAAAAAGCTTCTACGAGAGGAATCCCGTTGGATGTATCGCATGAAGAGTCGGAGGCCCAACGAACTCAATGATGAGTTTTACCTTCTCTGCTTTCTTGTCCCAATATTCGCTGTTCTGTATCCTGCATCAACACTGTAAACCAATTGACTATATACgagtttattaaaaatgtttttgtttgtaATTATCCTTTACATTGTATACTCAATGATATTAGCACTGATAGCCGTAAAACACCGGTGAGGCGGCTCCTATATTCCGCCTGAATCACTCGTTTTTCCTGTACTTAGGCGATATTAATGTATCAGTATTATATGTACCTATATCCAATCTATATAACAACTTGATAACTTAATTATTATAGGAAAGTTTTATTCCGTCTCTCAGGTATCCCACATACTAGGGGCATATTGAGTATATATTTACTATAAGGAAAGAAAGTCATAAATCTGAAGCGTGGAGATCGTATAGAGAGTTATAGACCCTTTTACCTCATTGCTCTATAAGTTCTATCATTATGCAGATTTCCTAGGTGTAATTTTGAGAGAGTTTTCGTTAGGAAGAGTGAGAACCGCGTGAGAAAAAGCAGCTGGACATAGTGAAGTAGAGAGACCCAGTGACCGGAGCGGCTTGTATTCCCTCAGAAGGGCAGGGAAAGGTTGGAGGCTGCAGCGTCTAGGGTTGGAGACCGGAGGGTGACACAGGCCTTTGCATAGGCAGACGGTAAGAAAATAAAGATTTGTATAATCGGGACTTGACAGAGGCAAGGAGTGGAGGAACATGGCCTAGCAGGGTACTAGGTGGACCATCAGTGAAACTGTATTTTTCAGCCTTGAGTAGTAGCACTGAGAAGTTTGCTGGGTTTGTGGAGATAGTCATCTCAGGGTGTGGGGACCAGTGGGTGGATGTGCAAAACTGTGCTTATACCTGGGGGACGTCTGTAGTGGGGAATAGAAAGATTTCTGGCGAGCCTGTGGGTATCGGTTGCTCTGTAGGCCTGAGACGTGGCCTTGTGATTGTAGTCTCGGGTAAGACTAGACTACTGAAATAGTTATTGGAGTAGGTAGCGGTTGGTTACTCTTGAGATCAGGTCCCTAGTAGAGACGCTGCCTGAATCCTGGAGTTACTGGGAGTATGGGGAGGAGATCTGTGTAGAGCCTGGAGATCTCCTGTAGAAGTGCTTGTCGGGCATGTCTGGAGTAGAACATAGGATGACGGTGCCCTGGCTATAATAACCCATGTAGTGGGCCCAAGCTATTGTGAAAAACGGGGTCCTAGAAGTTAGGGCCGGAAGATCAATAAACATAGAATCCAAGCAAAGACAAAAGAGCAATAAACAAAGTATAACATAATGGCGGAGTGTTAGGACCAGCGGGccgtggacccactgtgctactcgACCAAATTgcatacagggatctggacttcgctgcgtGGGGGTTACCAGGCCGCTGCCTCTTGAGATAGTACTAGTGTGAATAGCAGCTGGCCCAGCGGACCAGGATACAAAGGTGTAGTACACCGagggtacaggcactggcagatgataaATTGGCAAACAGGTTTGGAACAGCAGTCACAGTTCATAACCGGTAGTAAGCCTTAGGCTGGTCTCCGGTAGTTTGATACTGACTGGCAGTAGATAGCGGGATTTAGACTGACGGTGGGTAACAGTATATGGACTGGTAGCAGGATGCAGTCTAGCAGCAAGTATCTGGATACAGATTGGTAGCAGGTAGCtgtatacagactggtagcaggtagctggatacaggctgtagCGGATACCTGGATACTGATTGGTAGCGAATATCCGGATGCAACTGATACAAATAGGAAACTTTGCAGGGCGCAACTAGGTTGCACTAATGTTTCTTAGGCGCCACATGATCTGAGGAGGAGTCTTTAGGCAGAGGTGACCGCGAGCAGTTAGAAAGGGGGGATAGAGATGCTGGCGGCCACGCACAGCAGAAGAATTAGGCCGTCGGCGGGACAGGTAGGAGGAGACCTTGCAACAAGGACTACTGGCACCCACTGCCGGCGTTAAAGTCTCCCTCCCCCTCCTTCTGGGTCCAGCACCAGAATAGAATGTCCTGAAGAGTACCAGGGCGTTGATGTTCTCAGAAGGCTCCCCAAGAATTTCGGGGGCCAAAGCCTTTCaaatcctccaaaaaaaatgtcCTCTTGCTTATTCTTTTACAGTCAAGGATGTCTCCAATTTAAAACTTGTGTTCAGGATCAACAGGCGCAGGAACAGAAGCAACAGAATAAGTTCCAGAATACCTATTCAGAACCACGGGCTTGAGTAGAGACACATAGAATGAGTTGGGAACCCAGAGGGAAGGAAGCAGGCGAAGTTTGAAGTTCACCTGATTTATATTCTTCAAGACTTCAAATGGAAACTTGAGCAAACTTGAACGAGAATACCTTCAGATGAACGTTTTTCGAAAAAAGACAGACTTAATCCCCAGGAGAAAACTGTGGAGGAGATCTCTTGTTATCTGTATACCTCTTCATACGAGAAACAGCTTGAACTATGGCAGATTTCGTTTTCTGCCAGACCTGGCAAGAATTCCCATTGGTGGAGTTGGCAGCGGGAACTTCAGAGGAGGCAGACACAGGAAGAGGTAGCCGAGGATGCTGTCTGTATACAATAAAGAATGGAGTAGAACTCGTAGACTCTCCAGAGTGTTATTGGAGAATTCGGCCCAAGGAAGGAGACTCACCCAGTTATCACATTGGGCAGAAACAAAATGACAAACAAAATTTCTTCAGAACCTGTTTGACCCGCTTTACTAGACTATTAGACTAGGGATGGCAGGCAGAAGACTAATCCAGCTGGACATCTGAAAGACCACAAAGAGCGCTCCAAAACCTCAGGGTGAACTGTACAACGCGGTCTGAGACCATATGGAGAGGCAGACTGTGCAGACGAAAAATATGTTGTACAAAGAGACTGgcaagacgaggagcagaaggcagAAGCAAGGGGACAAAGTATGCCATCTTGGAGAAGTGATCCAGAACTACCCAGATAGTAATGCAGCCAAGTGAGAGAGGCAGATCAGTCACGACATCCATAGCAATTTGTTGCCACTGATAATCGGGGACTGGAAGAGGAAAAAGAAGACCAGCTGGTTTAGCTTTGGAGACCCTGTTTTAAGCACATATGGAACTTGCGGAGAAATAGTCTTGAACATCCTTGCAAGAgatggccaccagaactgacgagataTGAGTTCCGGAGTTTTACGCACTCCAGTGTGACCAGACAATTTAGAGTCCTATTCCCTGGTAAACACTTTCTTCTGGCGGAAGGTACAACATTTTTACCAGTAGAGATATCTTTCAATACGGGAAGGATCTATCACATGTTGCGGGTCTTCAGTTTGGTCAGTAAATGTAACGTCGTTGGGGGCACTCAAAACCGCAACACCCGAAAACTGAATCACAGGGGTTAAGCACgcatcaacactgacagaaaacTAAACTTGATACACAACAAACCTCTACACAAAAAACAGAGCCCTCGaaggaccaacaggtcccacagtacaaacaaacacagacAGACAGGGAGCAAAGTCACAAGCAAAAAGCTGGAAAGTGTTCACACATGTCAGAAACAGCATAACCAGCACCCAGGCCTGAAGAATATATTGGCTCAGGAAAGGTACCCTGCCCTAATCAACCAGGCAAgactaaatgatgaccaaatccagattcagaccaaaggcattgcaACGCCCAAGCACATAGATAACAGAATAATTGATTAGCAGTAGTCCTGCTTCTAGCAGGGCTAAAGAGCCCTTGATGCTGGGTTTATCTGGATTGGCTGCATGAAAGGCTCTTATTAATCTATCAACATGGAGTTTCTAGCCGGTTCCGAGGACCTTTCCTCTTGGCCATAAGCCCGATAATCAACATGGTAATGGAGTTGTCTGGCACACCATTTAGAATCAAGGATCCTCTGGACCACAAACTCAGGCTGACCCTGGACAAAACCTGGAGGAGGTCTACGGATCGCTCTTCTGAAAGTATAGAACGTTCTTAAAAAAAATACGATGAAAAGTCCTGGGTATTCTCCTGCTTTGTGGTAAATCCAACATAAAGAAAAATGGATTAATTTGTCCCAAATTCTTAAAAGGAGCAATAATTCTAGGCCCCAACTTGCCACATAGTTGTTCTAAACAGATGTTTTTGGTGGACAACCACACCCTATCTTCTACTCTGAACTTATGTGGCCTGCGGTGGCGATCAAACTTTCGTTTAACACGAAGGGCAGCTGAGCCCAAAGCCCCATGGCCACTGCACACTGACTCCAACAGCTTAATCCTCGGTCTGAGCAATGGAATGTCAAAACCCACACAGGTGGTATATGAAGATGCCTTGGGGTGAAAACCACTAATTGTTATAAGAAAACTCTGCCCACGACAAAAACTGACCTACTGCGAGCACAGATGTCACATTCCCCAACAAACCTTCCCACACGTCTCCTCATATCTGGCCACCAAACAGATCGAGATGAGGATTTACCCATCTTAGCGATACCGGGCTGACACTCTAACTTACGTCTATGACACTTTAGAAGAACAGCAGGTCTAAGGTCACTAGGAACAAACAACCATTGGGCGGGTTTGAGCCTCCAAAAGTAAATCGGAGATATCCTGCGTTAGCCCTGTCGCAACTTTATCAGGAGGAATGATGAAAGAAGATATGGGGTCTCCACAAATTTTTGATACTCAACAGGcagactgcattacgttatgtttgataaccagttgatttgtaTTCTATTGTATTCAgcgctgcttcactgtcctcccctctagggttaatcttacactgtaggagaatgagtcacaggctgcaagcggaaaacttgtctgaatgtaaataagaaaaaggagggggcaagagcaggatgcacatggcctgatgcctgagggaggggtgagtgagggatatagtggtgctgTGTGAGATCTCAGTTAGTTCCTGTCCAGGAgaagatgagatagcagtgtaagctgcaggcaggggctatctacc
Proteins encoded in this window:
- the LOC142748286 gene encoding uncharacterized protein LOC142748286 encodes the protein MAESILNLTLEIIYWLTGEDYTVVKKTSSECYPAPVIEGWGITSSSISEPPPHSRIHEKNNKKKILELIYRMTELLTGEVPIRCEDVAVYFSIEEREYLEGHKDLYEEVMMEDHRPRTSQGDCTGRSEGHLISSDIKTDDDGITQDTYEEHVIIPAIPTVNHSKDLASDPSKQVLSSDIKTDDDVITQDTYEEHVIIPDIPTVHHSKDLASDPSNQVLSSDSSQTVKQDRSDIERHRAHTGEKPYSCSECGKCYSFKSEFVRHQIIHTGEKPYSCSKCGQCFAFKSNLVVHQLIHTGKKAYSCSECGKCFALKLTLVLHQRIHTGEKPYSCSECGKRITRKSDLIKHQKTHTGEKPFSCPECGKCFTRKTDLVRHQKSHTGEKPYSCSECGKCFITKCQLKNHQRIHTGEKPYSCSECGKAYHQKSVLVQHQRSHTEEKPYSCPDCGKGYSHKSVLVTHQRIHTGEKPYSCSECGKCFTVKSNLLKHQRTHTGEKPYSCSECGKGYYQKSELVQHQRTHTGEKPYSCPDCGKGYSHKSALVKHQRTHTGEKPYSCPDCGKSNSQKSSPLKNQRTQTGK